Proteins encoded together in one Luteimonas fraxinea window:
- a CDS encoding branched-chain amino acid aminotransferase, whose amino-acid sequence MTDATFPTFRHVPSQQAREQADREKILADPGFGVHFTDHMVAIDWTVEDGWHDAHVRPYGPLTFSPAAAVLHYGQEIFEGMKAFRHADGSVWTFRPESNGRRLQHSARRMALPELPVDLFVESIKQLVKTDEAWVPGGGESSLYIRPFMIANEDFLGVRPARRVAYYVIASPAGAYFKGGIKPVSIWLSRDYARAGRGGTGSAKCGGNYASSLLPQREAVENGCAQVLFLDAETNTYVEELGGMNVFLVQKDGSVITPSLTGSILEGITRDSVIQLLRDRGHTVTERRVEIAEWMEGVRSGEISEVFACGTAASISPIGVLKGADFSVGDADAQPGEITMGIRKDLLDIQYGRAPDRHGWLTRLV is encoded by the coding sequence ATGACTGACGCCACGTTCCCCACCTTCCGCCACGTCCCTTCGCAGCAGGCGCGCGAGCAGGCCGATCGCGAGAAGATCCTCGCCGATCCCGGTTTCGGCGTGCATTTCACCGATCACATGGTCGCCATCGACTGGACCGTCGAGGACGGCTGGCACGACGCGCACGTGCGGCCTTACGGCCCGCTGACGTTCTCGCCCGCCGCCGCGGTGCTGCATTACGGCCAGGAAATCTTCGAAGGCATGAAGGCGTTCCGTCATGCCGACGGTTCGGTGTGGACCTTCCGTCCGGAGTCCAACGGTCGTCGCCTGCAGCATTCGGCCCGTCGCATGGCGCTGCCGGAACTGCCGGTGGATCTGTTCGTCGAGTCGATCAAGCAGCTGGTCAAGACCGATGAAGCCTGGGTGCCGGGCGGCGGCGAATCGAGCCTGTACATCCGGCCTTTCATGATCGCCAACGAGGATTTCCTCGGCGTGCGCCCGGCGCGTCGCGTGGCCTATTACGTGATCGCCAGCCCCGCCGGCGCCTACTTCAAGGGCGGCATCAAGCCGGTCTCGATCTGGCTCTCGCGCGACTACGCCCGTGCCGGCCGCGGTGGCACCGGTTCGGCCAAGTGCGGCGGCAACTATGCGTCGTCGCTGCTGCCGCAGCGCGAGGCGGTCGAAAACGGCTGCGCGCAGGTGCTGTTCCTCGATGCGGAAACCAATACATACGTCGAAGAACTCGGCGGCATGAACGTGTTCCTGGTGCAGAAGGACGGCAGCGTCATCACCCCGTCGCTGACCGGCAGCATCCTCGAGGGCATCACCCGCGACAGCGTGATCCAGCTGCTGCGCGATCGCGGCCACACCGTGACCGAACGCCGCGTCGAGATCGCCGAGTGGATGGAAGGCGTGCGCTCGGGTGAGATCAGTGAGGTCTTCGCCTGCGGCACCGCGGCCAGCATCTCGCCGATCGGCGTGCTCAAGGGCGCCGATTTCAGTGTCGGCGATGCCGATGCGCAGCCGGGCGAAATCACGATGGGCATCCGCAAGGATCTGCTCGACATCCAGTACGGCCGCGCGCCGGACCGGCATGGCTGGTTGACGCGTCTGGTCTGA
- a CDS encoding hydroxymethylglutaryl-CoA lyase: MSDFVRVVEVGPRDGLQNEKTLVPAATKIALIDRLSVCGFQVVEATSFVSPKWVPQLADAEEVLAGIQQCDGVAYPVLVPNAKGLERALASGVRHIAVFTAASDAFNLKNTNIDVDGSLERLKPVVEQARAAGVSVRGYVSTVLGCPYQGHVPLGDVVRVADALHAMGCDEISLGDTIGVGTPAKAREMLLACAQTVPMAQLAVHFHDTYGQALANVLACLETGVRVVDSAVGGLGGCPYAKGASGNLATEDLLYMLDGLGLRTGIDLQAVTDTAVWISGELGRKPASKLATVALARNAAA; the protein is encoded by the coding sequence ATGAGTGATTTCGTCCGCGTCGTCGAAGTCGGTCCCCGTGACGGGCTGCAAAACGAAAAGACACTGGTGCCGGCCGCGACCAAGATCGCGTTGATCGACCGGTTGTCGGTCTGCGGCTTCCAGGTCGTCGAAGCCACCAGCTTCGTCAGCCCGAAGTGGGTGCCGCAGTTGGCCGATGCCGAGGAAGTGCTTGCCGGCATCCAGCAATGCGACGGCGTGGCCTATCCGGTGCTGGTGCCCAACGCGAAGGGGCTGGAGCGTGCGCTTGCATCCGGTGTGCGGCACATCGCGGTGTTCACCGCGGCCTCGGATGCGTTCAACCTCAAGAACACCAATATCGATGTCGACGGCTCGCTCGAACGGCTGAAGCCTGTCGTCGAGCAGGCGCGTGCTGCGGGTGTGTCGGTCCGTGGTTACGTATCGACCGTGCTCGGCTGCCCCTATCAGGGCCACGTGCCGCTCGGTGATGTGGTGCGCGTGGCCGATGCCCTGCACGCGATGGGCTGCGACGAGATCTCGCTCGGCGACACCATCGGCGTCGGCACACCTGCAAAGGCGCGCGAGATGCTGCTGGCTTGCGCGCAGACCGTGCCCATGGCGCAGCTCGCCGTGCACTTCCACGACACCTACGGCCAAGCGCTGGCCAACGTGCTGGCCTGTCTCGAAACGGGCGTGCGCGTGGTCGACAGCGCCGTCGGCGGCCTCGGCGGCTGCCCCTACGCGAAGGGCGCCAGCGGCAACCTCGCCACCGAGGATCTGCTGTACATGCTCGACGGACTGGGACTGCGGACCGGCATCGACCTGCAGGCGGTGACCGACACGGCGGTGTGGATCAGCGGCGAACTGGGCCGCAAGCCGGCCAGCAAGCTCGCGACGGTGGCGCTGGCGAGGAACGCCGCTGCCTGA
- a CDS encoding acetyl-CoA carboxylase biotin carboxylase subunit: MTTGISEGALFDTVLIANRGEIACRIIATCRRLGIRTVAVYSDADRNARHVRLADEAVHIGPSAARESYLRADKLLDAARRTGAQAIHPGYGFLSENAAFAQACADAGVVFIGPSPKSIQAMGDKREAKALMQAANVPVTPGYHGDNQDPAFLQQQADEIRYPVLIKASAGGGGKGMRLVEKSEDFAAALLSCQREAESSFGDARVLIERYIVRPRHVEMQVFGDSHGNVVHLFERDCSVQRRHQKVLEEAPAPELSDAQREAMAQAAVAAARAVDYIGAGTIEFIVGEGGDFHFMEMNTRLQVEHPVTEMVTGIDLVEWQLRTAAGQALPLRQDQIHHRGHAIEARLYAEDALKGFLPSTGTLQVMQFPEASAHVRIDTGVEQGDAISPWYDPMIAKLIVWDEDRPRALQRLRQTIDAVRVVGVTTNAVFLGRLARQADFSAARLDTGLVAREIDTLLAPLPEADDAAWMLAALGLWAHSQAVTDSATSNPSPSGRGAGVRAASPWSIADGWRLDTLAARFIELSANGQHRRIALRQDHNGLRIGIDGETATPVNFEWTAPTLTAAIDGVRRNVDVLVHGTQVVLYRGEDRFVFEHVDPLHRHTGAEAHAGAVIAPMPGRIVELLAPLGTPIKKGTPLLVMEAMKMEHTLQAPHDGVVKAFLAKQGDLVADGAVLVDFVEGDAEEGAA, translated from the coding sequence ATGACCACTGGAATTTCCGAAGGCGCGCTGTTCGACACCGTGCTGATCGCCAATCGCGGCGAGATCGCGTGCCGCATCATCGCGACCTGTCGCCGGCTCGGCATCCGCACGGTGGCGGTGTACTCCGATGCCGACCGCAATGCGCGCCATGTGCGTCTGGCCGATGAGGCGGTGCACATCGGCCCGTCGGCTGCGCGCGAAAGTTATCTGCGCGCCGACAAGCTGCTGGACGCCGCACGCCGCACCGGTGCGCAGGCGATCCATCCGGGCTACGGCTTCCTGTCCGAGAACGCGGCATTTGCGCAGGCCTGCGCCGATGCCGGCGTGGTCTTCATCGGTCCTAGCCCCAAGTCGATCCAGGCGATGGGCGACAAGCGCGAAGCCAAGGCGTTGATGCAGGCCGCCAATGTGCCGGTGACGCCGGGCTATCACGGCGACAACCAGGATCCCGCGTTCCTGCAGCAGCAGGCCGACGAGATCCGCTATCCGGTGCTGATCAAGGCCAGTGCCGGCGGTGGCGGCAAGGGCATGCGTCTGGTCGAGAAGAGTGAGGACTTCGCAGCGGCACTGCTGTCCTGCCAGCGCGAGGCCGAGAGTTCGTTCGGCGATGCGCGTGTGTTGATCGAGCGTTACATCGTGCGGCCGCGCCATGTGGAGATGCAGGTCTTCGGCGACAGCCACGGCAACGTGGTGCATCTGTTCGAGCGCGATTGCTCGGTGCAGCGTCGTCACCAGAAAGTTCTGGAAGAAGCGCCCGCGCCCGAACTGAGCGACGCGCAGCGCGAGGCGATGGCGCAGGCTGCGGTCGCCGCTGCGCGCGCGGTCGATTACATCGGCGCCGGCACGATCGAGTTCATCGTCGGCGAGGGCGGCGATTTCCACTTTATGGAAATGAACACCCGGCTGCAGGTCGAACATCCGGTCACCGAGATGGTCACCGGCATCGATCTCGTCGAATGGCAGTTGCGCACGGCCGCCGGTCAGGCGCTGCCGCTGCGTCAGGACCAGATCCACCATCGCGGCCATGCGATCGAAGCGCGTCTGTATGCAGAAGACGCGCTCAAAGGCTTCCTGCCGTCGACGGGCACGCTGCAGGTCATGCAGTTCCCCGAAGCGAGCGCGCATGTGCGCATCGACACCGGCGTGGAGCAGGGCGACGCGATCAGCCCGTGGTACGACCCGATGATCGCCAAGCTGATCGTCTGGGACGAAGACCGTCCGCGTGCCCTGCAACGTCTGCGTCAGACCATCGATGCGGTGCGCGTCGTCGGCGTCACCACCAATGCGGTGTTCCTCGGACGCCTTGCGCGCCAAGCGGATTTCTCTGCCGCGCGCCTGGATACCGGACTCGTTGCACGCGAGATCGACACGCTGCTGGCGCCGTTGCCCGAGGCCGACGATGCGGCGTGGATGCTCGCGGCACTCGGCCTGTGGGCGCATTCGCAGGCGGTAACGGACAGCGCGACTTCGAACCCCTCTCCCTCCGGGAGAGGGGCAGGGGTGAGGGCCGCTTCTCCTTGGTCAATCGCCGACGGCTGGCGCCTCGACACCCTCGCCGCTCGCTTCATCGAGTTGTCGGCGAACGGACAACACCGCCGTATCGCGTTGCGTCAGGACCATAACGGGCTGCGCATCGGCATCGATGGCGAGACGGCCACGCCGGTCAATTTCGAATGGACCGCTCCGACGCTGACCGCCGCCATCGACGGCGTGCGTCGCAACGTCGATGTGCTGGTGCACGGCACGCAGGTCGTGCTGTATCGCGGCGAAGACCGCTTCGTCTTCGAACACGTCGATCCGCTGCATCGACACACCGGCGCCGAAGCGCATGCCGGCGCGGTGATCGCACCGATGCCGGGGCGCATCGTCGAACTGCTGGCACCGCTCGGTACGCCCATCAAGAAGGGCACGCCGCTGCTGGTGATGGAAGCGATGAAGATGGAGCACACGCTGCAGGCGCCGCACGACGGCGTGGTCAAGGCGTTTCTCGCGAAACAGGGCGATCTGGTGGCCGATGGCGCGGTGCTGGTCGACTTCGTCGAAGGCGATGCAGAGGAGGGCGCGGCATGA
- a CDS encoding enoyl-CoA hydratase-related protein, producing MTDTPNIGIERNGAVATLWMDRPERHNAFDEHLIDAIDRGLQALGADDAARVVVLAGRGRSFSAGADLDWMRRAADYDVARNRDEAEALARMLRRLAELPKPTIARVHGAAIGGGLGLVAACDIAVASDKAVFATSEVKFGLIPATIGPYVLRAIGPRQAARYFLTAELIQPAKAYEIGLVHEVVADDALDAAIDTLVQALAQGGPTAQAESKRLIRDLDGQTIGDALIADTAARIAGIRATDEARERLDAFLSTRRAKDAR from the coding sequence ATGACCGACACACCGAATATCGGGATCGAACGCAACGGCGCCGTGGCGACCTTGTGGATGGATCGCCCCGAGCGTCACAACGCGTTCGACGAACACCTGATCGATGCGATTGATCGTGGCCTGCAGGCGCTCGGCGCGGACGACGCCGCGCGCGTCGTCGTGCTGGCCGGACGCGGCCGCAGTTTTTCTGCCGGCGCCGATCTCGACTGGATGCGCCGCGCGGCCGATTACGACGTCGCGCGCAATCGCGACGAGGCCGAAGCGCTGGCGCGCATGCTGCGTCGCCTGGCGGAGCTGCCGAAGCCGACGATCGCGCGCGTGCATGGCGCGGCGATCGGTGGTGGTCTTGGCCTCGTGGCTGCCTGCGATATCGCGGTCGCCAGCGACAAGGCGGTGTTCGCGACGTCCGAGGTCAAGTTCGGACTGATTCCCGCGACCATCGGCCCCTACGTGCTGCGCGCGATCGGTCCGCGCCAGGCCGCGCGCTATTTCCTGACCGCTGAACTGATCCAGCCGGCGAAGGCCTACGAGATCGGGCTGGTGCATGAGGTCGTCGCCGACGACGCGCTCGACGCCGCGATCGACACCTTGGTGCAGGCGCTGGCGCAGGGCGGCCCGACTGCACAGGCCGAATCCAAGCGGCTCATCCGCGATCTCGATGGCCAGACCATCGGGGATGCACTGATCGCCGACACCGCCGCGCGCATCGCCGGCATCCGCGCTACCGACGAAGCCCGCGAGCGCCTGGACGCCTTCCTGTCAACACGCCGCGCAAAGGATGCTCGATGA
- a CDS encoding carboxyl transferase domain-containing protein — MAILQSRIDPAGESFQTNAAAMQTALDDLRATHARIAQGGSEAAREKHRKRGKLLVRDRIDALIDPGAPFLEVAPMAAHGMYGGEVPSAGVVAGIGLVSGVECMIVANDATVKGGTYYPITVKKHLRAQEIAQQNRLPCIYLVDSGGAFLPMQDEVFPDRDHFGRIFYNQANLSAQGIPQIACVMGSCTAGGAYVPAMSDETVIVKEQGTIFLGGPPLVKAATGEEVDAESLGGADVHTRISGVADHFAEDDLDALARVRDIVASLNWRKQGELLTQPSEEPAYPAEELYGVIPADTRKPYDVREVIARLVDGSRFDEFKARYGTTLVTGFAHLHGYPIGIVANNGILFSESALKGAHFVELCAKRGIPLLFLQNITGFMVGKKYENGGIARDGAKLVTAVACAKVPKFTVVIGGSFGAGNYGMNGRAYSPRFLWMWPNARIGVMGGEQAAGVLATVRRDGIEAKGGTWSAEDEDAFKAPIREQFEQQGHPYYASARLWDDGIIDPAKTRRALGLALSAALNAPNEETKFGIFRM, encoded by the coding sequence ATGGCCATCCTGCAGAGCCGGATCGATCCGGCCGGTGAGAGTTTCCAGACCAATGCCGCTGCGATGCAGACGGCGCTCGACGATCTGCGCGCCACGCATGCGCGCATCGCCCAGGGCGGCAGCGAAGCCGCGCGCGAGAAGCACCGCAAGCGCGGCAAGCTGCTGGTGCGCGATCGCATCGATGCACTGATCGATCCCGGCGCGCCGTTCCTCGAGGTCGCGCCGATGGCGGCGCACGGCATGTATGGCGGCGAGGTGCCCAGCGCGGGTGTCGTCGCCGGTATCGGCCTGGTCAGCGGCGTCGAATGCATGATCGTCGCCAACGATGCGACGGTGAAGGGCGGCACCTATTACCCGATCACGGTGAAGAAGCATCTGCGTGCGCAGGAGATCGCGCAGCAGAACCGCCTGCCGTGCATCTATCTGGTCGATTCCGGTGGCGCGTTCCTGCCGATGCAGGACGAGGTGTTTCCGGACCGCGATCATTTCGGCCGGATCTTCTACAACCAGGCCAATCTCTCGGCGCAGGGCATTCCGCAGATCGCCTGCGTCATGGGCTCGTGCACCGCCGGCGGCGCTTACGTGCCGGCGATGAGCGACGAGACGGTGATCGTCAAGGAACAGGGCACGATCTTCCTCGGCGGTCCGCCGCTGGTGAAGGCCGCGACGGGTGAGGAAGTGGACGCAGAATCGCTGGGCGGCGCCGACGTGCACACGCGCATCTCGGGCGTGGCCGATCACTTCGCCGAAGACGACCTCGATGCACTGGCGCGCGTGCGCGACATCGTGGCCTCGCTCAACTGGCGCAAGCAGGGCGAACTGCTAACGCAGCCGTCTGAAGAGCCGGCGTATCCGGCCGAAGAACTCTACGGCGTGATTCCGGCCGATACGCGTAAACCATATGACGTGCGCGAAGTGATCGCGCGGCTGGTCGATGGCTCGCGCTTCGACGAATTCAAGGCGCGCTACGGCACCACGCTGGTCACCGGCTTCGCGCATCTGCACGGCTACCCGATCGGCATCGTCGCCAACAACGGCATCCTGTTCTCCGAGAGCGCGCTCAAGGGCGCGCACTTCGTGGAACTGTGCGCCAAACGCGGCATTCCGCTGCTGTTCCTGCAGAACATCACCGGCTTCATGGTGGGCAAGAAGTACGAGAACGGCGGCATCGCGCGTGATGGCGCCAAGCTGGTCACCGCGGTGGCCTGCGCGAAGGTGCCGAAGTTCACCGTCGTCATCGGCGGCAGTTTCGGCGCCGGCAATTACGGCATGAACGGCCGTGCGTATTCGCCGCGCTTCCTGTGGATGTGGCCCAACGCGCGCATCGGCGTGATGGGCGGCGAACAGGCGGCCGGCGTGCTGGCCACCGTGCGCCGCGATGGCATCGAAGCCAAGGGCGGCACGTGGTCTGCGGAAGACGAGGATGCGTTCAAGGCCCCGATCCGCGAGCAGTTCGAGCAGCAGGGGCATCCGTACTACGCCAGCGCACGACTGTGGGACGACGGCATCATCGATCCGGCCAAGACCCGTCGCGCATTGGGGCTGGCCCTGTCGGCGGCATTGAACGCACCGAACGAAGAGACGAAGTTCGGCATCTTCCGGATGTGA
- a CDS encoding isovaleryl-CoA dehydrogenase encodes MRIPSIDFQLGEEIEMIRESVQDFAAQEIAPLATHADEANQFPHALWTKLGAQGLLGITVEEEYGGTGLGYLAHVVAMEEISRASGGIGLSYGAHSNLCLNQLRKNASEAQKQQYLPKLCSGEYVGALAMSEPGAGSDVVGMKLRAELRGDRYVLNGNKMWITNGPTADVLVVYAKTDPDAGPKGITTFIIEKGFKGFSTAQKLDKLGMRSSDTCELVFEDCEVPVENVLGEVGGGVKVLMSGLDYERLVLSGGPLGLMAAGLDAVLPYVHERSQFGEAIGNFQLMQGKVADMYVAYNACRAYVYAVAKAADAGKITRQDAAGVILYAAEKATWLAGQAIQALGGNGYINEYPVGRLWRDAKLYEIGAGTSEIRRMLIGRELFRQTS; translated from the coding sequence ATGCGTATTCCGTCCATCGATTTCCAACTCGGCGAAGAGATCGAGATGATCCGCGAGTCCGTGCAGGACTTCGCCGCGCAGGAGATCGCGCCCCTCGCCACGCATGCCGACGAGGCCAACCAGTTCCCGCACGCGCTGTGGACCAAGCTCGGCGCGCAGGGCCTGCTGGGCATCACCGTCGAAGAAGAATACGGCGGCACGGGCCTCGGCTATCTGGCCCACGTGGTCGCGATGGAGGAGATCTCGCGGGCCTCGGGCGGCATCGGTCTGTCCTACGGCGCGCACTCCAACCTGTGCCTCAACCAGCTGCGCAAGAACGCCAGCGAAGCGCAGAAGCAGCAGTACCTGCCGAAGCTGTGCAGCGGCGAGTACGTGGGCGCGCTGGCGATGAGCGAGCCGGGCGCGGGTTCGGACGTGGTGGGCATGAAGCTGCGCGCGGAACTGCGCGGCGACCGCTACGTGCTCAACGGCAACAAGATGTGGATCACCAACGGCCCGACCGCCGACGTGCTGGTGGTCTACGCCAAGACCGATCCCGATGCCGGCCCGAAGGGCATCACCACTTTCATCATCGAGAAGGGCTTCAAGGGTTTTTCGACTGCGCAGAAGCTCGACAAGCTCGGCATGCGGTCGTCGGATACCTGCGAGCTGGTGTTCGAGGATTGCGAAGTGCCGGTCGAGAACGTGCTCGGCGAAGTCGGCGGCGGCGTCAAGGTGCTGATGTCCGGTCTCGACTACGAGCGCCTGGTGCTGTCGGGCGGTCCGCTGGGCTTGATGGCCGCGGGTCTCGATGCGGTGCTGCCGTACGTGCACGAGCGCAGCCAGTTCGGCGAAGCGATCGGCAACTTCCAGCTGATGCAGGGCAAGGTCGCCGACATGTATGTCGCCTACAACGCCTGCCGCGCCTACGTGTACGCGGTGGCGAAGGCGGCCGACGCCGGCAAGATCACCCGTCAGGACGCCGCCGGCGTGATCCTCTACGCGGCCGAGAAGGCAACGTGGCTGGCCGGGCAGGCGATCCAGGCGCTGGGCGGCAACGGCTACATCAATGAATACCCGGTGGGCCGCCTGTGGCGTGACGCCAAGCTCTACGAGATCGGCGCCGGCACGTCGGAGATCCGGCGCATGCTGATCGGCCGCGAACTGTTCCGCCAGACCAGCTGA
- a CDS encoding TetR/AcrR family transcriptional regulator codes for MSYRRSDLMEERMTRNRERIVHAARTLVSVGGFREAQVAAVAAEAGVSTGLIYRYFPSKTELFVEVLTIAIDAEIVILRGAAAAHTDARDQLGAAIEAFVRRALAGPALAYAFIAEPVDPEVDAERIRGRRRFGEVFRDILLAGIERKEFPAQDADVTAACIVGAFTEALVGPVAPILKEKTSGPAQLVESIREVCLRAAGSVG; via the coding sequence TTGAGCTACCGGCGTTCGGACCTGATGGAAGAGCGGATGACCCGCAACCGCGAGCGGATCGTCCACGCCGCGCGCACGCTGGTGTCCGTGGGCGGCTTCCGCGAGGCCCAGGTGGCCGCCGTCGCCGCCGAGGCCGGCGTATCGACCGGGCTGATCTACCGTTACTTCCCGTCCAAGACGGAACTGTTCGTCGAAGTGCTGACCATCGCCATCGACGCCGAGATCGTGATTCTGCGCGGCGCGGCCGCTGCCCACACCGACGCCCGAGACCAGTTGGGCGCCGCCATCGAAGCCTTCGTGCGCCGCGCCCTCGCCGGCCCGGCCCTGGCCTACGCCTTCATCGCCGAGCCTGTGGACCCCGAAGTGGACGCCGAACGTATCCGCGGCCGCCGTCGCTTCGGCGAAGTCTTCCGCGACATCCTGCTGGCCGGCATCGAACGCAAAGAATTCCCCGCCCAGGACGCCGACGTCACCGCCGCCTGCATCGTCGGCGCGTTCACCGAAGCGCTGGTCGGGCCGGTGGCGCCGATCCTGAAAGAGAAGACGTCCGGGCCGGCGCAGTTGGTGGAGTCGATCCGGGAGGTGTGTTTGCGGGCGGCGGGGTCGGTCGGATAG
- a CDS encoding alpha/beta hydrolase fold domain-containing protein, translated as MSALPLFQPRTSRDVADLVAAQPLAWIVSGPAGSLSATPLPVQVECDADGQPLRLLGHFGRSNPQWKAFADDPRATVLLIGPHGYVSPSWFADRSRAPTWNYTTVIFEVDVELRDTAEDADRLLRHLVDDVERGRPGPWAVEEMGPRYLSLREYVVGFHAHIRDTRATFKLGQDERDDVFDDILRGLWNTGQLPLATWMRRFDNGRGADAIASIEPRAQPLDPEIAGFIDSVIAEGRRLVGGRALGWPALREIVEQVRRPWREGGPVMARTEEIFADTRHGPVRLRIHDPAPGTPKPTLAFLHGGGWAMFSLDTHDRVMRELAARAGVAVVGIDYALSPEVRYPVALEQVVDVVHWLGANGPAYGMDGEQLALGGDSAGGNLSTGAVLKLRDAGEGHRVGAVLSYFAGFSPDASAQSRRRYGTDADMLTAVEVDTFWNYYISRPADRNDPYTHGLLADVDGLPPYFIGVGECDVLTEQNMAMAGKLLAAGNDVRIKVYPGAPHSFIEAVKVSKIARQALEDGAQFLRRVFDHKGACMESLDKSGTCVA; from the coding sequence ATGTCCGCTCTCCCGCTTTTCCAGCCGCGTACCTCCCGGGACGTGGCCGACCTGGTCGCCGCTCAGCCGCTGGCCTGGATCGTTTCCGGCCCTGCCGGCAGCCTGTCGGCCACGCCGTTGCCGGTTCAAGTCGAATGCGATGCAGACGGGCAGCCCCTGCGTCTGCTGGGCCACTTCGGCCGATCCAATCCGCAGTGGAAAGCGTTTGCCGACGATCCGCGCGCGACCGTGCTGCTGATCGGTCCGCATGGCTACGTGTCGCCGTCCTGGTTTGCTGACCGGAGCCGGGCGCCGACCTGGAACTACACGACGGTGATCTTCGAGGTCGACGTCGAACTGCGGGATACCGCAGAAGATGCCGATCGCCTGTTGCGACATCTGGTCGACGACGTGGAGCGTGGTCGCCCGGGACCGTGGGCCGTCGAGGAGATGGGGCCGCGCTATCTGTCGTTGCGCGAATACGTGGTCGGATTCCACGCCCACATACGCGACACGCGCGCGACGTTCAAGCTGGGCCAGGACGAACGCGATGATGTATTCGACGACATCCTGCGCGGCCTGTGGAATACCGGCCAATTGCCGCTGGCCACGTGGATGCGCCGCTTCGACAACGGTCGCGGCGCCGACGCCATCGCGTCGATCGAACCGCGTGCGCAGCCGCTCGATCCGGAGATCGCCGGTTTCATCGACAGCGTGATCGCCGAGGGCAGGCGCCTGGTGGGTGGGCGCGCGCTGGGTTGGCCCGCGCTGCGTGAGATCGTCGAGCAGGTGCGTCGCCCATGGCGCGAGGGCGGTCCGGTGATGGCGCGCACCGAAGAGATCTTCGCCGACACCCGCCACGGACCAGTGCGGCTGCGGATCCACGATCCGGCACCCGGTACGCCCAAGCCGACGCTGGCATTCCTGCACGGGGGCGGCTGGGCGATGTTCAGCCTCGACACGCATGACCGTGTAATGCGAGAGCTCGCCGCACGTGCAGGTGTCGCCGTGGTCGGCATCGACTACGCGTTGTCGCCCGAGGTGCGGTATCCGGTAGCGCTGGAGCAGGTGGTCGATGTCGTCCACTGGCTGGGCGCGAACGGGCCCGCGTATGGCATGGACGGCGAGCAGCTGGCACTTGGTGGCGACTCCGCTGGCGGCAACCTCAGCACCGGCGCGGTGCTGAAGCTGCGCGATGCGGGAGAGGGCCATCGGGTCGGTGCGGTGTTGAGCTATTTCGCCGGCTTCTCGCCGGATGCGTCCGCGCAGTCGCGCCGGCGCTACGGCACGGACGCGGACATGCTCACCGCGGTCGAGGTGGACACATTCTGGAACTACTACATCTCGCGTCCGGCCGATCGTAACGATCCCTATACCCACGGCCTGCTTGCCGACGTGGACGGGTTGCCGCCGTATTTCATCGGCGTCGGTGAGTGCGACGTGCTGACCGAGCAGAACATGGCGATGGCCGGGAAGCTGCTCGCCGCCGGCAACGACGTGCGGATCAAGGTCTATCCCGGAGCGCCACACAGCTTCATCGAGGCGGTGAAGGTGTCGAAGATCGCGCGCCAGGCGCTGGAGGACGGTGCCCAGTTCCTGCGGCGGGTTTTCGACCACAAAGGCGCGTGTATGGAGTCGCTCGACAAGAGCGGCACTTGCGTCGCTTGA